One segment of Desulfosudis oleivorans Hxd3 DNA contains the following:
- a CDS encoding B12-binding domain-containing radical SAM protein, which produces MSIHRHSRHVVLVFPRFRYKSGDIPIGLATLAAYIRERVPDMSVSILDTTFSPSFAFVERYLQKHRPDIVGVFVDVLMAEDAAKVAAIAKKHGAAVIAGGPHATMAPEAVLKEAVFDAVCVGEGEETFREYIEAFYGNRNFAAVKGLWFRQADGTLYKTPERGFIEEIDALPRPAFDLFDMERYIRIFIQMDSHDPALRGVSLTVSRGCPFNCTFCQPTVHRTLGRKVRIRSPQSVVADLAYLKGAYRIECFYLSDDLLTVLPDWIREFCALLESRRLDLPWGCNTRVDTIDADMMARMKRAGLVKLKVGIESITDRIRNGLYNKQITRLQITDTLAAAEKLGIQVTGFIMVGAPTETAAEVWDTIRFAATSSLDEMVLSVTTPFPGSALHDHVIKQGWRLPSRFRLYNYYQVRRPRMSDDQISNARLFVYKKAANAYFYLHPSRLATTIRSVVGGAWLRKLLIKLRRV; this is translated from the coding sequence ATGAGCATTCATCGCCACTCCCGACACGTTGTGCTTGTGTTTCCCAGGTTCCGTTACAAGTCAGGGGATATTCCCATTGGCCTGGCTACGCTGGCGGCCTATATCCGGGAACGGGTGCCGGATATGTCTGTTTCGATCCTGGATACCACCTTTTCCCCGTCCTTTGCCTTTGTGGAACGATATCTTCAAAAGCATCGGCCTGATATCGTGGGCGTTTTTGTGGATGTGCTGATGGCTGAAGACGCGGCAAAAGTCGCTGCCATCGCCAAAAAACACGGGGCTGCCGTGATTGCCGGCGGGCCCCACGCCACCATGGCGCCGGAGGCCGTTCTGAAGGAAGCCGTGTTTGACGCGGTGTGCGTCGGCGAAGGGGAAGAGACCTTCCGGGAGTATATCGAAGCGTTTTACGGAAACCGGAATTTTGCGGCGGTCAAGGGGCTTTGGTTCAGGCAGGCGGACGGCACGCTTTATAAAACCCCGGAACGGGGCTTTATTGAGGAGATTGACGCCCTTCCCCGGCCCGCCTTTGACCTGTTTGACATGGAGCGCTACATTCGTATCTTCATTCAGATGGATTCCCATGACCCGGCCCTGCGCGGGGTCTCGCTGACCGTTTCGCGGGGGTGCCCCTTCAACTGCACATTCTGCCAGCCGACGGTTCACAGGACACTGGGCAGAAAAGTACGAATCCGTTCCCCGCAATCCGTTGTGGCGGATCTTGCATACCTGAAAGGCGCCTATCGCATCGAATGTTTTTATCTGTCCGACGATCTTCTTACGGTATTGCCGGACTGGATTCGGGAGTTCTGCGCCCTGCTGGAGAGCCGGAGACTTGACCTGCCCTGGGGGTGCAACACGCGGGTTGACACCATTGATGCCGACATGATGGCCCGAATGAAGCGGGCCGGCCTGGTCAAGCTCAAGGTGGGCATCGAGTCGATCACGGACCGCATTCGCAACGGCCTTTATAATAAACAGATCACCCGCCTGCAGATAACTGACACCCTTGCCGCCGCCGAAAAGCTGGGAATTCAGGTCACCGGGTTTATCATGGTGGGCGCGCCCACCGAAACCGCCGCCGAGGTCTGGGATACCATTCGGTTTGCCGCCACCTCCAGCCTGGACGAGATGGTGCTTTCCGTGACCACCCCGTTTCCGGGATCGGCCCTTCATGATCACGTGATAAAACAGGGATGGCGCCTGCCGTCCCGATTCCGGCTGTACAATTACTACCAGGTCCGGCGGCCCCGGATGAGCGACGACCAGATCAGCAACGCCCGCCTTTTTGTGTACAAAAAGGCGGCCAATGCCTATTTTTATTTGCATCCGTCCCGGCTGGCCACCACCATCCGTTCCGTTGTAGGCGGGGCCTGGCTGCGCAAACTGCTGATCAAACTGAGAAGGGTATAA
- a CDS encoding tetratricopeptide repeat protein, which translates to MTDTHPSLPPRPWWPLLLLVIIAAAAILTYANSLTAPFVFDDAHNIVENPHVRMAELSLDGIIDAVTVGTRRPVASLTFALNYYFHGYDITGYHLVNIAIHILTGFLMFLVVRHTLGLMNLERRDMVAGLAALVWTVHPLHTQSVTYVVQRMAALATLFFLFALYLYIRGRLRQREGRPLGSLFFVLCGLSGILAVLSKQIAATLPFFILVYEWYFFQDLDRAWIKKQAKWIGSAVVVIGALAAIYLGASPIEKIMAMYKTQDFTLGQRLLTEPRVIFLYLSLILFPYPGRLNLDYDFPVSVSLIDPVTTLVSILGLIGLVAAAVVTAKRYRLVSFAVVWFLGNLAIESSFLGLALVFEHRTYLPSVLVIAALAWAAITYIRPRPLAIGFLCAVTLLWGFWTYQRNAIWADEVALWRDVTEKSPTLARPWSNLGMALQIAGNSEAALQAFQKAIALDPNHMEAHNNSGFILRELGRPKEAIKFFRRALEINPAYADAHYNLGLAFFDLKDMAQARTAFEQTLRVNPLYSKAHNNLGVILMQEGDHEAAVAAYQRALKTDPRFAQAYNNLGIIAYQQGNPDQAASFFKKALTADPAYAGAANNLARVRQTIEKHGPAITELKQMLHKTPNDVDLSCRLAQVYQAAGMRYGAISQYQKALALQPGHGPSLNALGVLYAAMGQPAKAVECFRKLSALMPGNATIYYNLACLYARQNQVEPAVENLKKALDAGYDNREQIRADKDLAPIRDTEFYKTRIDSQEPGK; encoded by the coding sequence ATGACCGATACCCATCCCTCCCTGCCGCCGAGGCCCTGGTGGCCATTACTCCTTCTTGTCATCATCGCGGCTGCCGCCATTCTGACCTATGCCAACTCTCTGACCGCGCCTTTCGTGTTTGATGATGCCCATAACATCGTTGAGAATCCTCATGTTCGCATGGCCGAGCTTTCCCTCGACGGCATCATCGACGCGGTCACTGTCGGAACCCGGCGGCCGGTGGCCAGCCTCACCTTTGCACTCAACTACTACTTTCACGGTTATGACATAACCGGCTACCATCTGGTCAACATCGCCATCCACATTCTGACAGGCTTTCTGATGTTCCTGGTGGTCCGCCACACACTGGGCCTGATGAACCTTGAAAGACGGGACATGGTTGCCGGGCTTGCAGCCCTTGTGTGGACCGTCCACCCGCTTCATACCCAGTCGGTGACCTATGTCGTCCAGCGCATGGCCGCCCTGGCCACCCTCTTTTTTCTTTTCGCCCTCTACCTTTATATAAGGGGCCGGCTCCGGCAAAGGGAAGGCCGCCCCCTTGGCTCCCTGTTCTTTGTTCTCTGTGGCCTGTCCGGCATTCTGGCCGTGCTCTCCAAGCAGATCGCCGCCACCCTGCCCTTTTTTATCCTGGTCTACGAATGGTATTTTTTCCAAGACCTGGACAGGGCGTGGATTAAAAAACAGGCAAAATGGATCGGCAGCGCAGTGGTTGTCATTGGCGCGCTTGCGGCAATATACCTGGGCGCCTCCCCGATAGAAAAAATCATGGCCATGTATAAAACCCAGGACTTTACCCTGGGCCAACGGCTTTTAACCGAGCCCCGGGTGATTTTTCTTTATCTTTCCCTGATTCTTTTCCCCTATCCCGGGCGGCTCAACCTGGATTATGACTTTCCCGTGTCTGTCTCGCTGATCGATCCGGTTACCACCCTGGTCTCCATACTGGGTTTGATCGGCCTGGTCGCGGCCGCTGTTGTCACGGCAAAAAGATACCGGCTGGTCTCCTTTGCCGTTGTCTGGTTTCTGGGTAACCTGGCCATTGAGTCCTCCTTTTTAGGCCTTGCCCTGGTGTTTGAACACCGCACCTACCTGCCCTCTGTCCTTGTAATCGCGGCCCTGGCCTGGGCCGCCATTACATATATTCGGCCCCGGCCCCTGGCCATTGGTTTTCTCTGCGCCGTAACCCTCCTCTGGGGATTCTGGACATACCAGCGTAACGCCATCTGGGCCGACGAAGTAGCCCTGTGGCGGGATGTGACAGAAAAATCCCCCACCCTGGCCCGGCCCTGGAGCAACCTGGGAATGGCCCTGCAGATAGCGGGAAACAGCGAGGCGGCGCTTCAGGCCTTTCAAAAGGCTATTGCCCTTGATCCGAATCACATGGAGGCCCACAACAACAGCGGTTTTATATTAAGGGAGCTGGGCCGTCCCAAAGAGGCCATAAAGTTCTTCCGCAGGGCACTGGAGATCAACCCGGCCTATGCCGACGCCCACTACAATCTCGGCCTGGCCTTTTTTGACTTAAAAGACATGGCCCAGGCCCGCACGGCTTTTGAGCAGACCCTTCGGGTCAATCCGCTCTACAGCAAGGCCCACAACAACCTGGGGGTCATCCTGATGCAGGAAGGTGATCACGAGGCTGCTGTCGCCGCCTATCAGCGGGCACTTAAAACCGACCCCCGTTTTGCCCAGGCCTACAACAACCTGGGCATTATCGCCTATCAGCAGGGCAACCCGGATCAGGCGGCCTCGTTCTTTAAAAAAGCCCTGACCGCGGATCCGGCCTATGCCGGCGCGGCCAACAACCTGGCCCGGGTGCGGCAAACCATTGAAAAACACGGCCCCGCCATCACGGAGCTTAAACAGATGTTGCACAAGACCCCCAACGACGTGGATCTCTCCTGTCGCCTGGCCCAGGTTTACCAGGCTGCCGGCATGCGGTACGGAGCCATCTCACAATACCAAAAGGCCCTGGCTCTGCAACCCGGCCATGGACCAAGTCTCAACGCCCTTGGCGTCCTGTACGCCGCCATGGGCCAGCCGGCAAAGGCTGTTGAGTGTTTTCGAAAGCTGTCGGCCCTGATGCCGGGCAATGCCACGATCTATTACAACCTGGCCTGCCTGTACGCCCGGCAGAACCAGGTGGAACCGGCTGTTGAAAACCTGAAAAAAGCCCTTGACGCCGGGTATGACAACCGGGAACAGATCCGCGCCGACAAGGACCTTGCGCCCATTCGCGACACCGAATTTTACAAAACCCGTATCGATTCACAGGAGCCGGGCAAATGA
- a CDS encoding tetratricopeptide repeat protein: protein MRSPATSAGFWQAGATLLLLAAAGVVLYSNSLTAPFVFDDLPNIFENPHIRITRLSFPDLADAATVGTRRPVASLTFALNYYVHGYNVAGYHVVNIAIHILTGFLMFLVVRQTLGLTGNEKKELIAALAALVWLVNPVHTQAVTYIVQRMTALATLFFLFALYLYIKGRLRQRTGRPLGILFFALCGLSGILAVLSKQIAATLPFFVLVYEWYFFQDLDRAWVKQQAKWIGGAVVIIGALAAIYLGASPIEKIMAMYDSQGFTMGQRLLTEPRVIFLYLSLLFFPHPGRLNLDYDFPISVSLVDPVTTLVSILGLIGLVAAAFVTAKRKRLVSFAIVWFLGNLAIESSFLGLALVFEHRTYLPSVFVVAALAWAAVTYIRPRPLAIGFLCALTLLWGFWTYQRNAIWADEVALWQDVTEKSPNLARPWNNLGLALRTAGLSEEALTAFNTALTLDPHYTEARNNLGVLYQHTGKTQKAVQCFENVIKLNPGFAPGYLNMGKVLLDMDRPDQAEPFFQKALTLAPETEAVHYNLGLVRFRQTDLAAAWRHVNSALDLNPGYDLALNLAGSLHMACGNTGQAVALYRKALAITPLSAETFNNLGIALHRQGDSGQAMTFFRRALERNPGFADAASNLEKIEAALETYGLAIRALEQAVAASPGDPARLFQLGRLYAAVGMQDKALAAYEKTIVLKPDDAACLNALGTLYADICDIQKAITCFEKLARLAPDNAVVYYNLACLYARQHQVAPALTNLENALAAGYDDMDRIRTDKDLDNIRHTEAFDRLIQKSAD, encoded by the coding sequence ATGAGATCCCCGGCCACATCCGCCGGCTTCTGGCAGGCCGGGGCCACGCTGCTCCTTCTTGCCGCAGCAGGCGTAGTCCTTTACTCAAACTCCCTGACGGCCCCGTTTGTATTTGACGATCTTCCCAACATTTTTGAAAACCCCCACATCCGTATAACCCGTCTGTCCTTCCCCGATCTTGCCGACGCGGCCACCGTCGGAACCCGGCGGCCGGTGGCCAGCCTCACCTTTGCGCTGAACTATTATGTTCACGGCTATAACGTGGCCGGATACCACGTGGTCAACATCGCCATTCACATTCTGACAGGTTTTCTGATGTTTCTGGTGGTGCGTCAGACACTGGGCCTTACGGGCAATGAAAAAAAAGAGCTGATCGCTGCCCTGGCAGCCCTGGTCTGGCTCGTCAACCCGGTCCATACCCAGGCGGTGACCTATATCGTCCAGCGCATGACCGCCCTGGCCACCCTCTTTTTTCTTTTCGCCCTCTACCTTTATATAAAGGGCCGGCTCCGGCAGCGGACCGGCCGTCCCCTTGGCATTCTCTTTTTTGCCCTCTGCGGCCTGTCCGGCATTCTGGCCGTGCTCTCCAAGCAGATCGCCGCCACCCTGCCCTTTTTTGTTCTGGTCTATGAATGGTATTTTTTCCAGGACCTGGACCGGGCATGGGTTAAACAACAGGCAAAGTGGATCGGCGGAGCAGTGGTCATCATTGGCGCACTTGCGGCAATATACCTGGGCGCCTCCCCGATAGAAAAAATCATGGCCATGTACGACTCCCAGGGCTTTACCATGGGCCAGCGCCTCCTTACCGAACCCAGGGTGATTTTTCTCTACCTTTCGCTGCTTTTTTTTCCCCACCCCGGGCGGCTCAACCTGGATTATGACTTTCCCATCTCTGTCTCCCTGGTCGATCCGGTCACCACCCTGGTCTCCATACTGGGCCTGATCGGTCTGGTGGCGGCCGCTTTTGTCACGGCAAAAAGAAAGCGGCTGGTCTCCTTTGCCATTGTCTGGTTTCTCGGCAACCTGGCCATTGAGTCCTCTTTTTTAGGCCTTGCCCTGGTGTTTGAACACCGCACCTACCTGCCCTCTGTCTTTGTAGTTGCGGCCCTGGCCTGGGCTGCTGTTACATATATCCGGCCCCGGCCCCTGGCCATTGGTTTTCTCTGCGCTTTAACCCTCCTCTGGGGATTCTGGACATACCAGCGTAACGCCATCTGGGCAGACGAAGTAGCCCTGTGGCAGGATGTGACAGAAAAATCCCCGAACCTGGCCCGGCCCTGGAACAATCTGGGCCTGGCATTGAGAACGGCCGGGCTTTCAGAAGAGGCACTGACGGCTTTCAATACAGCCCTCACCCTGGATCCACACTATACGGAGGCCCGCAACAACCTGGGTGTGCTTTATCAGCATACCGGAAAGACACAGAAGGCGGTGCAGTGTTTCGAGAACGTGATAAAACTGAACCCCGGGTTTGCCCCCGGTTACCTGAACATGGGAAAGGTGCTGCTGGACATGGACCGGCCCGATCAGGCAGAGCCGTTTTTTCAAAAAGCCCTGACCCTGGCCCCTGAAACAGAGGCTGTTCACTACAACCTGGGCCTGGTCCGCTTCCGGCAGACGGACCTGGCCGCTGCATGGCGCCATGTGAACAGTGCCCTTGACCTCAACCCCGGCTATGACCTGGCCCTCAACCTTGCGGGCTCCCTGCACATGGCCTGTGGTAACACCGGTCAGGCTGTTGCGCTTTACCGCAAAGCACTTGCGATAACCCCCCTTTCAGCGGAGACATTCAACAACCTGGGCATTGCCCTTCACCGGCAGGGTGACAGCGGGCAGGCCATGACCTTTTTCCGCAGGGCCCTTGAACGCAACCCCGGTTTTGCCGACGCGGCGAGCAACCTGGAAAAAATTGAGGCCGCCCTTGAGACCTACGGCCTGGCAATCCGCGCCCTTGAGCAGGCAGTGGCCGCCTCCCCCGGCGACCCGGCCCGCCTTTTTCAACTGGGCCGGCTGTACGCGGCAGTGGGCATGCAGGACAAAGCCCTGGCCGCCTATGAAAAAACCATTGTCTTAAAACCGGATGACGCTGCCTGTCTCAACGCCCTGGGAACGCTCTATGCCGATATCTGCGACATACAAAAGGCGATCACCTGTTTTGAAAAACTGGCCCGGCTCGCGCCGGACAATGCCGTGGTCTATTACAACCTGGCCTGCCTGTACGCCCGGCAACACCAGGTGGCGCCGGCCCTGACAAATCTTGAAAACGCCCTTGCCGCGGGATATGACGATATGGACCGAATCCGCACCGACAAGGACCTGGACAACATCCGTCACACCGAGGCCTTTGACCGCCTGATCCAGAAAAGCGCCGATTGA
- a CDS encoding tetratricopeptide repeat protein, whose product MKTIHQKRLWPAALAMAVLAALTLGVYHDIGSHAFIEFDDSFFVEAPHVQNGLTLDGLKQSFTTREGMWFPLTWISHMADVHFYGNDPAGHHYTNLFLHLVNTLLLFLVLWRMTGSLGSALAVAALFAVHPLNTETVSYIACRKGLLSTLFWILAMGAYTQYARSPSVGRYLVVTVLLVLGMMAKPMLISLPVILLLLDFWPLGRLSKGRVWDLVKEKMPLLAISLVFLGITVSVQQQTGAITSLAELPVFLRIQNALVSYVLYIGKMLWPVSLAVFYPFPKAIPLWQWAGSATLLVLITTVSWRARTRAPHLIVGWVWYLVTLVPVIGLVKVGQHAMADRYAYIPLIGLFVAIAWHLAGYAAARPGRRFVVWGLAASAVAVLGVMSFRQTGHWKNSTTLFEHTLAVTENNDLIHNNLGKVCFERKNYACAHEQITEALRINPYLPQANYNMGLLLIKGGDTDRAVPYFSRALEVKPDFFDARYALANVFFNKNDFENALNHYIRILKDRETAPAGLLADTHNDMGVIYAHRKKIDVAESHFLEALSLNPGLAAAHNNLGLLLSSRGETGRAEDHFRSAMALTPGFLDAANNLVALYRTQEKYAEAAGLLERLLAERPDSAASIAYNIACLYAVQNDRTAAIMWLERALSSGFDLWPLLERDVDLENIRDTEYYKNLMAGRGDR is encoded by the coding sequence ATGAAGACCATCCACCAAAAACGGTTGTGGCCCGCGGCGCTTGCCATGGCAGTGCTTGCCGCCCTGACCCTGGGGGTTTACCATGACATCGGCAGTCACGCGTTTATAGAATTTGACGACAGTTTTTTTGTGGAGGCCCCCCATGTTCAGAATGGCCTGACACTGGATGGCCTGAAACAGTCCTTTACCACCCGGGAGGGCATGTGGTTCCCGCTCACCTGGATTTCTCACATGGCGGATGTTCATTTTTACGGCAACGATCCGGCCGGCCACCATTATACCAACCTGTTTTTACATCTGGTCAACACACTCCTGCTGTTTCTCGTTCTGTGGCGCATGACCGGTTCCCTGGGATCGGCCCTGGCGGTGGCAGCCCTGTTTGCCGTTCATCCCCTGAACACAGAAACGGTTTCCTATATTGCATGCCGCAAGGGTTTGCTGTCCACGCTTTTCTGGATACTGGCCATGGGCGCCTATACACAATATGCCCGATCACCGTCTGTGGGACGATACCTGGTGGTGACGGTCCTGCTGGTTCTGGGCATGATGGCCAAGCCCATGCTAATCTCCCTGCCGGTTATTCTGCTGCTGCTGGATTTCTGGCCCCTGGGCCGGTTGTCAAAGGGGCGGGTCTGGGACCTTGTTAAAGAAAAGATGCCGCTGCTGGCCATCAGCCTGGTGTTTCTGGGGATCACGGTTTCCGTCCAGCAGCAGACCGGCGCCATAACCTCCCTGGCGGAACTGCCGGTTTTTCTGCGGATTCAAAACGCGCTGGTCTCTTACGTGCTGTATATCGGAAAGATGCTCTGGCCGGTTTCCCTGGCCGTGTTTTACCCCTTTCCCAAGGCAATCCCCCTGTGGCAGTGGGCCGGATCAGCCACCCTTCTGGTTCTGATCACGACCGTCTCCTGGCGGGCACGGACCAGGGCGCCCCATCTGATTGTGGGCTGGGTCTGGTACCTTGTGACCCTGGTGCCGGTCATCGGCCTGGTAAAGGTGGGCCAGCACGCCATGGCCGACCGTTATGCCTACATTCCCTTAATCGGCCTGTTTGTGGCCATTGCCTGGCACCTGGCCGGTTATGCGGCGGCCCGGCCAGGCCGGCGATTTGTGGTGTGGGGCCTGGCAGCGTCCGCCGTGGCGGTTTTGGGTGTAATGTCGTTCCGGCAAACCGGGCACTGGAAAAACAGTACCACGCTTTTTGAGCATACCCTTGCCGTGACCGAAAATAACGACCTGATTCACAACAACCTGGGAAAAGTCTGTTTTGAAAGGAAAAACTATGCCTGCGCCCATGAGCAGATCACCGAGGCCTTGCGTATCAATCCCTATCTTCCCCAGGCCAACTACAACATGGGCCTGCTGCTGATCAAGGGGGGAGATACGGACCGGGCGGTGCCTTATTTTTCCCGGGCACTGGAGGTGAAACCCGATTTTTTTGACGCGCGATATGCCCTGGCCAATGTTTTTTTTAATAAGAATGATTTTGAAAACGCGCTGAACCATTATATCCGTATTTTGAAGGACCGGGAAACCGCGCCGGCCGGGCTGCTGGCCGACACCCATAACGACATGGGGGTCATCTATGCCCACCGCAAGAAAATAGACGTGGCTGAAAGCCATTTCCTGGAGGCCCTGTCCCTGAATCCCGGCCTGGCAGCGGCTCACAACAACCTGGGCCTGCTGCTCTCTTCCCGGGGGGAGACCGGCAGGGCCGAGGATCATTTTCGCAGCGCCATGGCACTGACCCCCGGGTTCCTGGACGCGGCCAACAACCTTGTGGCGTTGTACCGGACACAGGAAAAGTATGCCGAAGCTGCCGGCCTTTTGGAACGGCTGCTGGCCGAGCGGCCGGACAGCGCGGCCAGCATCGCGTACAACATCGCCTGCCTTTATGCCGTTCAGAACGACAGGACGGCGGCGATAATGTGGCTGGAGAGGGCCCTCAGCAGCGGGTTTGACCTGTGGCCCCTGCTGGAACGGGATGTCGACCTTGAGAACATCCGGGACACTGAATATTATAAGAATCTCATGGCGGGCCGTGGCGACCGTTAA
- a CDS encoding tetratricopeptide repeat protein, with amino-acid sequence MNLSFLRHRWQAGAVLILLAATAVLIYSNTLTAPFTFDDGHNILDNLNIRMTGLSIDSLIDAATVQTRRPVASLTFALNYYFHGYDVTGYHVVNIAIHILAGFLMFLVVRHTLGLTGNEKKELIAALAALVWLVNPVHTQSVTYIVQRMTALATLFFLFALYLYIKGRLRQRTGRPLGILFFALCGLSGILAVLSKQIAATLPFFVLVYEWYFFQDLDRAWIKQQAKWIGGAVFIIGALAAIYLGASPIEKIMAMYDSQDFTMGQRLLTEPRVIFLYLSLLFFPYPARLNLDYDFPVSVSLIDPFTTLVSILGLIALLGAAVVTAKRQRLVSFAIVWFCGNLVIESSFIGLALVFEHRTYLPSVFVVAALVWAAITYIRHRPLVIGFLCAVTMIFGCWTFQRNTIWADDTALWRDVTEKSPNLARPWNNLGLALKNQGQTDQAMAMYNRAIEIDPGYIHPYNNLGALFLETGQPEKARPLLEKAIETDPLFMMAYSNLAIACHRLGDSEAAMAWCEKGLQISPNDLEIQNTLGVILLAQRREQEAAVLFEAVLQKDPGHTEALMNLALIADKQGDREKTAALLEKAIRLDPASAEARYHLGELLARTGNPDNAMAQLEQALHLKPDHALAHNAMGNLWLQAGKTDRAIDHYQKAIAIDPGFAAAHTNLADALVRTGKIDSALHYLETVAASRPDDAGLLLKTGILHQQNGNLPAAENLYQKALSIDPGCTACLNRLGMIHAQAGRLDKAAGCFEELALLVPDNPVIHYNLACLYARQNEVEPALTNLKKALDTGYDNLEQIRTDRDLDNIRDTGFYKDLVRVKEQGQ; translated from the coding sequence ATGAACCTGTCTTTTCTTCGTCACCGCTGGCAGGCCGGCGCCGTGCTGATTCTATTGGCCGCAACAGCCGTTCTGATCTATTCCAACACACTGACCGCGCCGTTCACCTTTGACGACGGCCACAACATTCTGGATAACCTGAATATCCGCATGACCGGGCTTTCCATCGACAGCCTTATCGACGCGGCCACCGTCCAGACCCGGCGGCCTGTTGCCAGCCTCACCTTTGCGCTCAACTACTATTTTCACGGTTATGACGTGACCGGGTATCACGTGGTCAACATCGCCATCCACATTCTTGCCGGCTTTCTGATGTTCCTGGTGGTCCGCCACACACTGGGCCTTACGGGCAATGAAAAAAAAGAGCTGATCGCTGCCCTGGCAGCCCTGGTCTGGCTCGTCAACCCGGTCCATACCCAGTCAGTGACGTATATCGTCCAGCGCATGACCGCCCTGGCCACCCTCTTTTTTCTTTTCGCCCTCTACCTTTATATAAAGGGCCGGCTCCGGCAGCGGACCGGCCGCCCCCTTGGCATTCTCTTTTTTGCCCTCTGCGGCCTGTCCGGCATCCTGGCTGTGCTTTCCAAGCAGATCGCCGCCACCCTGCCCTTTTTTGTTCTGGTCTATGAGTGGTATTTTTTCCAGGACCTGGATCGGGCATGGATTAAACAACAGGCAAAGTGGATCGGTGGAGCCGTGTTTATCATTGGCGCGCTTGCGGCAATATACCTGGGCGCCTCCCCGATAGAAAAAATCATGGCCATGTACGACTCCCAGGACTTTACCATGGGCCAGCGGCTTTTAACCGAGCCCAGAGTAATATTTTTATACCTTTCGCTGCTCTTTTTTCCGTACCCGGCCCGGCTCAATCTGGACTATGACTTTCCCGTGTCTGTCTCCCTGATCGACCCGTTCACCACCCTGGTCTCCATCCTCGGCCTGATCGCACTGCTGGGGGCCGCTGTTGTCACGGCAAAAAGACAGCGGCTGGTCTCCTTTGCCATTGTCTGGTTTTGCGGCAATCTGGTAATCGAGTCCTCTTTTATCGGTCTGGCCCTGGTGTTCGAGCACCGCACCTACCTGCCCTCTGTGTTTGTAGTCGCGGCCCTGGTCTGGGCCGCCATTACATATATTCGGCACAGGCCCCTGGTCATTGGGTTTCTCTGCGCCGTCACAATGATCTTCGGCTGCTGGACATTTCAGAGAAACACCATCTGGGCCGATGATACGGCCCTGTGGCGGGACGTGACAGAAAAATCCCCCAACCTGGCCCGGCCCTGGAACAACCTGGGCCTGGCCCTGAAAAACCAGGGTCAGACGGACCAGGCCATGGCCATGTACAACAGAGCAATCGAAATCGATCCCGGCTACATCCACCCTTACAACAACCTGGGTGCCCTGTTTCTGGAAACCGGCCAACCGGAAAAGGCCAGGCCCCTTCTTGAAAAGGCCATTGAGACAGACCCCCTCTTTATGATGGCATACAGCAACCTGGCCATTGCCTGCCACCGGCTCGGCGACAGTGAAGCAGCCATGGCATGGTGTGAGAAGGGATTACAAATAAGCCCGAATGACCTGGAAATACAAAACACGCTGGGCGTTATTCTGCTGGCCCAAAGACGGGAGCAGGAGGCCGCCGTCCTGTTTGAAGCAGTGCTGCAGAAAGACCCGGGCCACACCGAGGCGCTGATGAACCTGGCCCTGATTGCCGACAAACAGGGAGACCGGGAAAAAACCGCCGCCCTTCTTGAAAAAGCGATCCGCCTGGACCCGGCGTCGGCCGAAGCCCGGTATCATCTGGGCGAACTGCTGGCCCGCACCGGCAATCCCGACAACGCCATGGCCCAGCTTGAGCAGGCCCTGCACCTGAAACCGGACCATGCCCTGGCCCATAACGCCATGGGAAATTTATGGCTTCAGGCCGGAAAAACAGACAGGGCCATCGACCACTACCAAAAGGCCATCGCCATTGACCCCGGATTTGCCGCGGCCCACACCAACCTGGCCGATGCCCTGGTTCGAACCGGAAAGATCGACAGCGCCCTGCATTACCTTGAAACCGTGGCCGCCTCCCGTCCGGACGATGCCGGCCTGCTGCTTAAAACCGGCATCCTGCACCAGCAGAACGGAAACCTCCCGGCTGCCGAGAACCTTTACCAAAAAGCCCTGAGCATAGACCCCGGCTGCACCGCCTGCCTGAACCGGCTGGGCATGATTCACGCCCAAGCCGGACGGCTCGATAAGGCTGCCGGCTGTTTTGAAGAACTGGCCCTGCTGGTGCCGGACAATCCCGTGATCCATTACAACCTGGCCTGCCTCTACGCCCGGCAGAACGAGGTGGAGCCAGCCCTGACAAATCTAAAAAAAGCCCTGGATACCGGGTATGACAACCTGGAACAAATCCGCACCGACAGAGATCTGGACAATATCCGCGACACCGGCTTTTACAAAGACCTGGTGCGAGTGAAGGAGCAGGGGCAATGA